The proteins below come from a single Portunus trituberculatus isolate SZX2019 chromosome 2, ASM1759143v1, whole genome shotgun sequence genomic window:
- the LOC123501927 gene encoding crustacean hyperglycemic hormone-like isoform X1, translating into MQSIKSVCQVSLVAACIIFTLPWTQARSAEGFGRMGRLLASLKADSLTPMQGYGTETGHPLEKRQIYDSSCKGVYDRAIFSELEHVCDDCYNLYRTSRVASGCRSNCYSNMVIRQCMEDLLLMDNFEEYARKIQMVGKK; encoded by the exons ATGCAATCCATCAAATCC gTATGCCAAGTGAGCCTGGTGGCAGCATGCATCATTTTCACACTGCCCTGGACACAAGCACGGTCGGCAGAAGGCTTTGGAAGAATGGGCAGACTGCTGGCGTCCCTCAAGGCTGACTCTTTGACCCCCATGCAAGGCTACGGGACAGAGACAGGGCACCCATTGGAAAAGAGACAGATTTACGACTCATCCTGCAAGGGGGTGTATGACAGGGCCATATTCAGCGAGTTGGAGCATGTCTGTGATGACTGCTACAACCTCTACAGAACCTCCAGAGTGGCTAGTGGCTGCAG ATCAAACTGCTACAGCAACATGGTCATCCGGCAATGCATGGAAGACCTGCTGCTGATGGACAACTTTGAAGAATACGCCCGGAAAATACAGATGGTCGGCAAGAAGTAA
- the LOC123501944 gene encoding lipase 3-like, which produces MARILAPLAIWCLFLPLHDHAHALPRPFHPRRFLRAMRRGNRHENWNQTTAEMVIANGYPAETHEVVTQDGYILQLHRIPHGSSSSSSSSSFRPPILLHHCLLCSSSEFVMNTPDRALAYVLADAGYDVWLTNARGNTYSRNHVTLSPDEKAFWQFSWHEMGVYDLPAVIDHVLNVTGETRLKYLGFSMGTTVFWVMLSERPEYAKKVSVMAALGPVAYTQHVRGPLKVMAPFVSMIERSLSLFGQYELMSFGSTMDKLTSMFCNDKIFTSIICRNLLFLIAGPNPDRLNKKYLPVLLAHTPAGTSVHTVTHYLQLVRSGAFGQYNFGRMSNLAHYGSFTPPQYTLSHVTVPVGLFWSSADWLAAPGDVARLQAALPNVVMSMEVQSGDFSHLDFVWASDAKELVYTHVLEFLKAY; this is translated from the exons atggcgCGAATATTAGCACCCTTGGCCATCTGGTGTCTGTTTCTGCCACTACACGaccacgcccacgccctccCACGCCCATTCCACCCACGCAGGTTCCTAAGGGCGATGAGGCGTGGTAATCGACATGAAAATTGGAACCAAACCACG GCAGAGATGGTGATAGCAAATGGATATCCTGCAGAGACACACGAGGTTGTCACACAGGACGGCTACATCCTACAGCTTCACAGGATACCAcacggctcctcctcctcctcctcctcctcctcttttcgtcctcctattcttcttcatcactgtctcctttgttcttcttccgAGTTTGTTATGAACACTCCCGACAGAGCTCTGG cgtaCGTGTTGGCTGACGCTGGTTATGACGTGTGGTTGACCAACGCTCGCGGGAACACTTATTCAAGAAACCATGTGACACTTAGCCCAGACGAGAAGGCTTTTTGGCAGTTCAG CTGGCACGAGATGGGCGTATATGACCTCCCAGCTGTGATAGACCACGTGCTGAATGTGACGGGGGAGACGCGACTCAAGTACCTGGGATTTAGCATGGGGACCACCGTGTTCTGGGTAATGCTCAGCGAACGCCCGGAATATGCCAagaag gtgaGCGTGATGGCAGCCTTGGGTCCCGTGGCCTACACACAGCATGTCAGGGGCCCGCTCAAGGTGATGGCCCCCTTCGTTAGCATGATAGAg cgaAGTCTGAGTCTGTTCGGGCAGTATGAGTTGATGTCTTTCGGCAGCACAATGGACAAACTCACATCGATGTTTTGTAACGACAAGATTTTTACTTCCATTATTTGTCgaaaccttctcttccttatcgctGGACCTAACCCAGACAGACTCAacaag aaGTACCTCCCGGTTCTATTGGCCCACACCCCAGCAGGCACCTCAGTCCACACCGTCACTCATTATCTCCAACTTGTGAGGTCAG GCGCTTTTGGCCAATACAACTTCGGCCGCATGTCTAACTTGGCCCACTACGGTTCGTTCACGCCGCCCCAGTACACTCTAAGTCACGTGACGGTGCCTGTGGGGCTGTTCTGGTCCTCAGCTGACTGGCTAGCGGCTCCTGGTGATGTGGCGAGGCTTCAGGCGGCCCTTCCCAATGTGGTGATGTCCATGGAGGTTCAGAGTGGTGATTTCTCGCATCTTGACTTCGTGtg GGCTTCTGATGCCAAGGAGCTGGTCTACACACACGTACTGGAGTTCCTTAAGGCTTACTAG
- the LOC123501927 gene encoding crustacean hyperglycemic hormones-like isoform X2: protein MQSIKSVCQVSLVAACIIFTLPWTQARSAEGFGRMGRLLASLKADSLTPMQGYGTETGHPLEKRQIYDSSCKGVYDRAIFSELEHVCDDCYNLYRTSRVASGCRENCFENDLFEECVFELMLPDEMFLIRDAIRG, encoded by the exons ATGCAATCCATCAAATCC gTATGCCAAGTGAGCCTGGTGGCAGCATGCATCATTTTCACACTGCCCTGGACACAAGCACGGTCGGCAGAAGGCTTTGGAAGAATGGGCAGACTGCTGGCGTCCCTCAAGGCTGACTCTTTGACCCCCATGCAAGGCTACGGGACAGAGACAGGGCACCCATTGGAAAAGAGACAGATTTACGACTCATCCTGCAAGGGGGTGTATGACAGGGCCATATTCAGCGAGTTGGAGCATGTCTGTGATGACTGCTACAACCTCTACAGAACCTCCAGAGTGGCTAGTGGCTGCAG GGAGAACTGTTTCGAGAATGATCTGTTTGAGGAGTGTGTGTTTGAGCTGATGCTGCCTGACGAAATGTTCTTGATCAGGGACGCGATCAGAGGATAA